A stretch of the Lactuca sativa cultivar Salinas chromosome 9, Lsat_Salinas_v11, whole genome shotgun sequence genome encodes the following:
- the LOC128129057 gene encoding uncharacterized protein LOC128129057, translating to MAGFHHPGDPYFPNQGNNGWLEEPEEEPEEEPEEDPEEDEEPEEEHEEEPVGGPAEPLVDLDEEEVEGDDLDDSDTGFEVINPLKMPQRPNRGNNTTPTLSKINSVAFQVAVYVAVTTALAQIRNGNNEEGNGQGTGSTNQGTNHRAT from the exons ATGGCTGGTTTCCACCACCCCGGGGATCCTTATTTTCCCAATCAGGGAAATAACGGGTGGCTGGAAGAACCAGAAGAGGAACCAGAGGAGGAACCTGAAGAAGAcccagaagaagatgaagaaccaGAAGAAGAGCATGAAGAGGAGCCCGTGGGAGGACCAGCGGAACCATTGGTCGACTTGGACGAGGAGGAAGTAGAGGGCGACGACTTAGATGACTCGGACACAGGGTTCGAAGTCATCAACCCTCT aaagatgcctcaaagaCCCAACCGTGGAAACAACACAACACCAACCTTGTCGAAAATAAACTCAGTTGCATTCCAAGTAGCAGTGTATGTTGCAGTCACTACAGCACTTGCGCAGATTCGCAATGGAAACAACGAAGAAGGCAACGGACAGGGAACCGGAAGCACAAATCAAGGAACAAACCACAGAGCCACATGa